A genomic region of Methanothermobacter sp. CaT2 contains the following coding sequences:
- the eif2g gene encoding translation initiation factor IF-2 subunit gamma yields the protein MKNQSEINIGLVGHVDHGKTTLTKALSGVWTDTHSEETKRGISIRLGYADITFRKCPQCEAPMCYTTAEICERCGTETELLRKVSFVDAPGHETLMATMLSGAALMDGAILVIAANEPCPQPQTKEHLMALDVIGVKDVIVVQNKIDIVSRERALESYREIKEFVKGTCAEDAPIIPVSAQQGANIDILIETIEEKIKTPERDVDKPARMYVARSFDINKPGVDPEHLAGGVIGGSLVQGKFRVGDEIEIKPGIQVKKDGKQSWMSLHSNITGLVAGGEEMDEVGPGGLVGVGTLLDPSLTKADSLSGSVAGEPGTLPPVRHSFTMETHLLERVVGTKEETKVEPIKTGEPLMINVGTTTTVGVVKSARADDADVVLKLPACAEEGQRIALSRRVGARWRLIGYGIIK from the coding sequence GTGAAAAATCAATCTGAAATAAACATTGGTCTTGTGGGGCACGTGGACCATGGTAAAACAACCCTTACAAAGGCCCTTTCAGGTGTCTGGACAGACACCCACAGTGAGGAAACCAAGAGGGGCATATCAATCCGTCTGGGCTACGCTGACATAACCTTCAGGAAGTGCCCCCAGTGTGAAGCCCCCATGTGCTACACAACTGCAGAGATCTGTGAGAGGTGCGGCACAGAGACAGAGCTTCTGAGAAAGGTATCCTTTGTGGATGCACCGGGACATGAAACACTCATGGCAACCATGCTCTCTGGAGCCGCCCTCATGGACGGCGCCATACTGGTAATAGCCGCCAATGAGCCATGCCCCCAGCCCCAGACAAAGGAGCACCTCATGGCTCTGGATGTGATAGGGGTTAAGGATGTTATCGTTGTCCAGAACAAGATAGACATAGTCTCCAGGGAAAGGGCCCTTGAGAGTTACAGGGAGATCAAGGAATTCGTGAAGGGTACATGTGCTGAGGATGCACCTATAATACCTGTATCTGCACAGCAGGGCGCCAACATTGACATTCTCATTGAGACAATTGAGGAGAAAATCAAAACACCCGAAAGGGATGTTGATAAACCTGCCAGGATGTACGTGGCCAGGTCCTTTGATATAAACAAGCCAGGGGTTGACCCTGAACACCTTGCAGGTGGGGTTATAGGTGGCTCACTTGTCCAGGGTAAATTCAGGGTCGGGGATGAGATAGAGATAAAACCCGGCATACAGGTTAAAAAGGACGGTAAACAGTCCTGGATGAGCCTCCACTCCAACATCACAGGCCTTGTGGCAGGGGGAGAGGAGATGGACGAGGTTGGTCCCGGGGGCCTTGTGGGTGTCGGAACCCTCCTTGACCCCTCACTGACCAAGGCAGATTCACTTTCAGGTTCAGTGGCCGGTGAACCCGGCACCCTGCCACCTGTGAGGCACTCCTTCACCATGGAGACCCACCTCCTTGAGAGGGTCGTGGGTACCAAGGAGGAGACCAAGGTGGAGCCCATAAAGACAGGGGAGCCCCTGATGATAAACGTGGGTACCACAACCACCGTGGGTGTTGTTAAATCAGCGAGGGCTGATGACGCTGATGTCGTCCTGAAACTACCTGCCTGCGCAGAGGAGGGTCAGAGGATAGCCCTATCAAGAAGGGTTGGAGCAAGATGGAGGCTGATAGGATATGGTATCATCAAATAG
- a CDS encoding acyltransferase, with translation MPNIKSLLFGDQEEEWGYKRESENIIVGYGYKKFSKPPVIGKNPLLRSNTVIYNDVTIGDNLRTGHNVLIREKTTIGDDVLIGTNTVIEGHSKIGSNVSIQSNVYLPKNSYIEDNVFIGPCACFTNDRYPIRVKYKLRGPIIRQGASIGANSTFLSRIEVGEGAMVAAGAVVTRNVPPWSLAIGAPARIKALPAKLRVPNNI, from the coding sequence ATGCCAAACATTAAAAGCCTTCTTTTTGGCGATCAGGAAGAGGAATGGGGTTATAAAAGGGAAAGTGAGAATATAATAGTGGGTTATGGCTACAAGAAGTTCAGTAAACCTCCTGTTATAGGTAAAAACCCTCTTCTGCGCTCAAATACCGTGATATACAATGATGTTACCATAGGTGATAACCTCAGAACCGGCCACAACGTCCTGATAAGGGAGAAGACAACCATAGGTGATGATGTACTCATAGGTACAAACACGGTCATTGAGGGCCACTCAAAGATAGGGAGCAATGTCAGCATCCAGTCAAATGTGTATCTGCCAAAGAACAGTTACATAGAGGACAATGTCTTCATAGGACCCTGTGCCTGCTTCACCAACGACCGTTACCCCATAAGGGTCAAGTACAAACTGAGGGGTCCCATAATAAGGCAGGGGGCATCCATAGGTGCAAACTCCACCTTCCTCTCCAGGATCGAGGTGGGTGAGGGTGCAATGGTGGCGGCAGGTGCGGTTGTAACAAGGAACGTGCCCCCATGGTCACTGGCAATCGGTGCACCTGCCCGTATAAAGGCCCTTCCTGCCAAGCTTAGGGTTCCTAACA
- the rpoE gene encoding DNA-directed RNA polymerase: MTKIVDTVRIPPDRFEEPLEEVAIEVLNETYVGRMDRNLGQMITVKEIEDIGIGKVIMGDGAAYHEVTFTALFFKPELHEIVEGEVIEIAEFGAFVRIGPVDGLVHVSQVTDDYITYDAKKGSLTGKETGKRLDEGDLVRARIVALSLKGRREGVKVGLTMRQPGLGKFEWIEEEKRKSKK, from the coding sequence ATAACAAAAATTGTTGATACAGTCAGAATACCTCCAGACCGCTTTGAGGAGCCACTGGAGGAGGTTGCCATAGAGGTTCTCAACGAAACCTACGTTGGAAGGATGGACAGGAACCTCGGCCAGATGATAACCGTAAAGGAAATAGAGGACATAGGAATCGGAAAGGTCATAATGGGTGACGGCGCTGCCTACCATGAGGTGACATTCACAGCCCTCTTCTTCAAACCAGAACTCCATGAGATCGTTGAGGGCGAGGTAATAGAGATTGCAGAGTTCGGAGCATTCGTGCGCATTGGACCGGTGGACGGTCTTGTGCACGTTTCACAGGTTACAGACGATTACATAACCTATGATGCCAAGAAGGGCTCCCTCACAGGTAAGGAGACGGGTAAACGCCTGGATGAGGGCGACCTTGTAAGGGCAAGGATAGTCGCCCTGAGCCTCAAGGGCCGAAGAGAGGGCGTGAAGGTTGGGCTCACCATGAGGCAGCCCGGTCTTGGTAAATTCGAATGGATTGAAGAAGAGAAGAGGAAGAGTAAAAAATGA
- a CDS encoding DUF3096 domain-containing protein has protein sequence MKSETETRVVGLLAVLIGILMIIYPQLVGYLVGVFLIAYGLLKIFS, from the coding sequence ATGAAATCTGAAACTGAAACAAGGGTTGTTGGACTTCTGGCGGTACTCATCGGTATACTGATGATAATATACCCGCAGCTTGTCGGGTATCTGGTTGGTGTGTTCCTCATAGCCTACGGTCTTCTGAAGATATTCAGTTAG
- a CDS encoding inorganic diphosphatase, with protein MNLWKDIEPGPSVPEVVYAVVEIPRGSRNKYEYHKDLEAFALDRVLYSPVFYPAEYGIIPRTLYDDGDPMDIMVLMDEPTFPGCIIESRPIGLLRMIDGGDQDDKILAVPVEDPHYSDVNDISDLPEHILKEIAHFFQVYKNLEGKETEIIGWEGAEKALEAVNHSIELYREKCME; from the coding sequence ATGAATCTGTGGAAGGATATTGAACCTGGACCATCAGTACCAGAGGTAGTATATGCAGTTGTTGAAATACCCAGGGGTTCAAGGAACAAGTATGAATACCACAAGGACCTTGAGGCATTCGCACTTGACAGGGTACTCTACTCACCGGTATTCTACCCTGCGGAGTACGGTATAATACCCAGGACCCTCTATGATGACGGCGACCCCATGGACATCATGGTACTCATGGATGAACCAACGTTCCCTGGATGCATCATAGAGTCAAGGCCCATAGGCCTTCTCAGGATGATCGATGGTGGGGACCAGGACGACAAGATCCTGGCGGTGCCCGTGGAGGACCCCCACTACAGTGATGTTAATGATATATCAGACCTACCTGAACACATCCTGAAGGAGATAGCACACTTCTTCCAGGTCTACAAGAACCTTGAAGGTAAGGAGACAGAGATAATCGGATGGGAGGGCGCCGAAAAGGCACTTGAAGCCGTAAACCACTCCATAGAACTCTACAGAGAGAAATGTATGGAGTAA
- a CDS encoding 30S ribosomal protein S27ae, translating into MKKFELYEVKGDKLVRKNPFCVRCSNGVFMADHGDRYACGKCGYTEWKNRE; encoded by the coding sequence ATGAAGAAGTTCGAACTCTACGAGGTAAAGGGGGATAAACTCGTAAGGAAGAACCCCTTCTGTGTGAGATGCTCAAACGGTGTCTTCATGGCTGACCATGGGGACAGGTACGCCTGCGGTAAGTGCGGATACACCGAATGGAAAAACAGGGAATAG
- a CDS encoding 30S ribosomal protein S24e: MEIRIIEEKENPLLNRKEIRFECLYEGESTPKVLDVKNKLVAMLDADKDLLVVDKIDQGFGEPRASGYAKIYDSMDKLTEIEPEHVIKKNTEAQEEEEEE; this comes from the coding sequence ATGGAGATCAGAATAATCGAGGAAAAGGAAAACCCACTCTTAAACAGAAAGGAGATAAGGTTCGAATGCTTATATGAGGGTGAATCAACACCAAAGGTCCTTGATGTTAAGAACAAACTCGTCGCAATGCTCGACGCCGATAAGGACCTCCTTGTGGTCGACAAGATCGACCAGGGATTCGGCGAGCCAAGGGCCTCAGGGTACGCCAAGATATATGATTCAATGGATAAACTCACCGAGATAGAACCTGAACACGTCATAAAGAAGAACACAGAGGCACAAGAGGAAGAGGAGGAGGAATAG
- a CDS encoding ATPase — translation MDPDELAVLIREVRSDIGHEDTEVRIAEAIFNGERDELLIVAPDRSDKSIIIGKGGWVVGRLRERLGIRRIHVESEIDLIMRRERVKFALERLAELRGSFRVLSLLEEPLRKRLEYPAGLDFLTESDSAPRNSIREPDTAVALSGGTDSSFSLIAAFNLGLNSVAFTADPGTIVLPGHVRRVVDELTASLGVRHEYISMDFSELQRDALEGRFHPCGRCSSMIEEIVMEKIKNEGIDTVIFGDLLSTGYGSLQVRDDVLRVNLPALFAASKQELKSAVSSYGLRVTSGFGCPLLGEVHRRYPYMRRYSIQRVLRETRAGVLEPGEALELVWSICGSRRTN, via the coding sequence ATGGATCCAGATGAACTTGCGGTTCTCATAAGGGAGGTCAGATCCGATATAGGCCATGAGGATACAGAGGTGCGGATAGCCGAGGCCATATTCAATGGGGAAAGGGACGAGCTCCTCATAGTCGCACCTGACCGTTCAGATAAGTCCATCATAATAGGGAAGGGTGGATGGGTTGTGGGCAGGCTACGGGAGAGACTTGGTATCAGGAGGATCCACGTTGAATCAGAGATTGACCTCATAATGAGGAGGGAACGGGTTAAATTTGCACTTGAGCGTCTGGCTGAACTCAGGGGATCCTTCAGGGTGCTCTCCCTGCTTGAGGAACCGCTGAGGAAACGGCTTGAATACCCTGCAGGGCTTGACTTTCTCACAGAAAGTGACAGTGCACCCCGCAACTCCATCAGAGAGCCCGACACTGCTGTGGCACTATCAGGGGGTACTGACAGTTCATTTTCACTCATAGCGGCCTTTAATCTTGGTTTAAACTCCGTGGCATTCACTGCTGACCCCGGCACCATCGTACTGCCAGGGCACGTCAGGAGGGTGGTGGATGAACTCACAGCTTCCCTTGGGGTGAGGCACGAGTACATCAGCATGGATTTCAGTGAACTTCAGAGGGATGCCCTCGAGGGGAGGTTCCACCCCTGCGGCAGGTGCTCATCCATGATCGAGGAAATCGTCATGGAGAAAATAAAGAATGAGGGAATTGATACTGTGATATTCGGCGATCTCCTCTCAACAGGATACGGTTCCCTCCAGGTGCGCGATGATGTTCTCCGTGTTAATCTGCCGGCGCTCTTTGCAGCCTCAAAGCAGGAGCTGAAGTCCGCTGTATCCTCTTATGGTCTCAGGGTCACTTCAGGGTTTGGCTGTCCCCTCCTTGGGGAGGTTCACCGCAGGTATCCGTATATGAGGCGCTACTCAATCCAGAGGGTCCTCAGGGAGACCCGTGCCGGTGTTCTTGAACCCGGTGAGGCCCTGGAACTCGTATGGAGTATCTGCGGCTCCCGGCGAACTAACTGA
- a CDS encoding PIN domain-containing protein, with the protein MIPHQFRVDIVSELRRLFPTHELLVPSFVIGELEGIRRHSGGDARIAASIGLALARRPPFRVVDEKLREGESVDDALLRISDVLCTADRELRERARSQGIPVVYLRQKKYLAVDGHI; encoded by the coding sequence ATGATACCCCACCAGTTCAGGGTCGATATAGTATCTGAGCTCCGGAGGCTCTTCCCGACCCATGAGCTCCTTGTCCCATCCTTTGTGATAGGGGAACTTGAGGGCATAAGGAGGCATTCAGGTGGTGATGCAAGGATAGCCGCCTCCATTGGCCTTGCCCTTGCACGAAGACCACCATTCAGGGTGGTTGATGAGAAACTCCGTGAGGGCGAATCTGTTGACGATGCGCTTCTCAGGATCTCAGACGTGCTCTGCACCGCTGACCGGGAGCTCAGGGAAAGGGCGAGGTCACAGGGCATACCCGTGGTGTACCTGAGGCAGAAAAAATATCTTGCAGTTGATGGGCATATATGA
- the argH gene encoding argininosuccinate lyase, producing MNLRAGRLKRGMEDEAAEFTSSLTFDHHIFEADVECNIAHTTMLAHEGIIPEEVADKIIEALETLREEGVEALDMDPSVEDIHMAVENYVTARIGEEAGFMHTGKSRNDQVATDLRLALRERIKIISHELLDFIDKVAEMALEHTGTVMVGYTHLQHAQPTTLAHHLMAYAHSLKRDYERLQDALKRIDINPLGSAAMTTTTFPINRELTTELLGFSDYMRNSMDAVSARDFIAEAIFDLSVLAVNLSRISEEMILWSTYEFGMIEIPDEFSSTSSIMPQKKNPDVAEIARAKTSTIQGALFSVLGIMKALPYTYNRDLQEITPHLWRATDTALSMIRVVRGMLLGIRVNHERALELAGANFATATDLADILVRERGIPFRVAHRIVGRLVTRAIADGLRPSDIDSEYLDEVSLEVTGKRLGLDQELVRRALDPLENVRMRMVPGGPAPEMVRAAIDDIRAFVESERTT from the coding sequence TTGAACCTGAGGGCTGGCAGATTAAAGAGGGGTATGGAGGATGAGGCAGCAGAGTTCACCTCATCCCTCACATTCGACCACCACATATTCGAGGCGGATGTTGAATGTAACATTGCACACACAACGATGCTGGCCCATGAGGGTATAATACCTGAGGAAGTGGCGGATAAGATCATAGAAGCCCTTGAAACCCTCAGGGAGGAGGGTGTCGAGGCCCTTGACATGGACCCATCGGTGGAGGATATCCACATGGCTGTTGAGAACTATGTGACAGCCAGGATAGGTGAGGAAGCAGGGTTCATGCACACAGGTAAATCCAGGAACGATCAGGTTGCAACTGACCTTCGCCTGGCCCTGAGGGAGAGGATAAAAATAATCAGCCACGAACTCCTTGATTTTATTGATAAGGTAGCTGAAATGGCACTTGAGCACACAGGGACTGTCATGGTTGGCTACACCCACCTCCAGCATGCCCAGCCAACAACCCTGGCCCACCACCTCATGGCCTATGCCCACTCCCTCAAGAGGGACTATGAGAGGCTCCAGGACGCCCTTAAGAGGATTGACATCAACCCGCTGGGTTCCGCGGCCATGACAACCACAACCTTCCCGATAAACAGGGAACTCACAACGGAACTTCTGGGGTTCTCTGATTACATGAGGAACTCCATGGACGCGGTGAGTGCAAGGGACTTCATAGCAGAGGCGATATTTGACCTATCAGTGCTGGCGGTGAACCTCAGCAGGATCTCAGAGGAGATGATACTCTGGAGCACCTACGAGTTTGGCATGATAGAGATCCCTGATGAATTCTCATCAACATCATCGATAATGCCCCAGAAGAAGAACCCTGACGTGGCCGAGATAGCCAGGGCAAAGACCTCCACGATCCAGGGGGCACTCTTCTCTGTACTTGGAATCATGAAGGCCCTCCCCTACACCTACAACAGGGACCTCCAGGAGATCACACCCCACCTCTGGAGGGCCACCGACACGGCACTGTCAATGATCCGTGTCGTGAGGGGGATGCTCCTGGGCATCAGGGTTAACCATGAGCGTGCACTTGAACTTGCAGGGGCCAACTTTGCAACCGCAACGGACCTTGCAGATATCCTTGTCAGGGAGCGCGGCATACCCTTCAGGGTGGCCCACAGGATAGTTGGAAGGCTGGTCACAAGGGCGATCGCCGATGGACTCAGGCCCTCTGACATAGATTCAGAGTACCTTGATGAGGTGAGCCTTGAGGTTACCGGGAAGAGACTTGGACTTGACCAGGAACTTGTGAGAAGGGCCCTTGATCCACTTGAGAATGTCAGGATGAGGATGGTTCCAGGCGGACCAGCCCCTGAGATGGTCAGGGCGGCCATTGATGATATCAGAGCCTTTGTGGAGTCTGAGAGGACAACTTAA
- a CDS encoding GTP-dependent dephospho-CoA kinase family protein, which yields MYVLPEKLRAELKKPLGELHESFRNIDVGDSFLITVGDVTTRNALEHGLKPDISIIDNRIQRRDSDHEFNDTATIIRSTNPPGTITEDLWNSIKKAIDGARAGERFMIVVDGEEDLAVLPSILMAPADTVILYGQPDEGVVLVRAIETRKRAEELIKNFEEA from the coding sequence GTGTACGTTCTACCGGAAAAACTCAGGGCAGAGCTCAAGAAACCCCTTGGAGAGCTCCACGAATCCTTCAGAAACATTGACGTGGGGGATTCGTTTCTCATAACGGTTGGTGATGTCACAACACGCAATGCACTGGAGCATGGCCTGAAACCGGACATCAGCATAATAGATAACAGGATCCAGAGAAGGGATTCTGACCATGAATTCAATGACACAGCAACCATTATCAGATCCACAAACCCGCCAGGCACCATAACAGAGGACCTCTGGAACTCCATCAAAAAGGCCATAGATGGGGCCAGAGCCGGTGAACGCTTCATGATAGTCGTTGATGGAGAGGAGGACCTGGCTGTTTTACCATCAATCTTAATGGCCCCGGCAGACACCGTCATCCTTTATGGACAGCCAGATGAGGGTGTTGTGCTGGTGAGGGCCATCGAAACACGGAAAAGAGCTGAAGAACTCATAAAAAACTTTGAGGAGGCATAG
- a CDS encoding 30S ribosomal protein S6e: MAFKVVISDKEKSVQMEVEPSESKALIGLTIGDEFDGSVIGLKGYRLKITGGSDKNGFPMKKTVPGARRVRSLVSGGVGYKPARKGERRRKTFRGNTVSEDIVQINTVVIQKGEKPLEELLGADEE; encoded by the coding sequence TTGGCATTTAAGGTTGTGATTTCAGATAAGGAGAAGAGTGTCCAGATGGAGGTAGAACCATCAGAATCAAAGGCCCTCATTGGCCTCACAATAGGGGACGAATTCGATGGTTCAGTAATAGGCCTCAAGGGATACAGACTGAAAATCACAGGTGGAAGCGATAAGAACGGTTTCCCCATGAAAAAGACAGTACCAGGTGCAAGGAGAGTTAGAAGCCTTGTATCAGGTGGCGTGGGATACAAACCTGCACGTAAGGGTGAAAGAAGAAGGAAAACATTCAGGGGAAACACAGTATCAGAGGACATAGTACAGATAAACACCGTGGTCATCCAAAAGGGTGAGAAGCCACTTGAAGAGCTCCTTGGCGCCGATGAGGAATAA
- the spt4 gene encoding transcription elongation factor subunit Spt4: MTEKACTRCKRITSDERCPVCNVPASTNWSGLLIIIDPEKSDIARELDIKLPGEYALRVR; the protein is encoded by the coding sequence ATGACTGAGAAGGCATGCACAAGGTGTAAGAGAATCACCAGCGACGAACGCTGCCCGGTCTGCAATGTTCCAGCATCCACCAACTGGAGCGGACTGCTCATAATCATAGATCCAGAGAAATCAGACATAGCCAGGGAACTGGATATAAAACTTCCTGGTGAATACGCACTGAGGGTCAGATAG